CACGGCAAGCGCCGCGGAGCGGTGGAGCCCTCGCGGAAGCTCAAGAGCCCCGCGCCGGCTGAGAAGGCGCCGCCGCTGGCCCCGGGCCAGCGCGAGCCCATCCCGGCCGCGGTGCGCCGCGAGGTCTGGAAGCGGGACGGCGGGCGCTGCGCCTGGTGCTCGCCGGACGGCCACCGCTGCGGGAGCACCTGGATGCTGGAGCTCGATCACATCCAGCCGGTGGCGCTCGGCGGGCGCAGCACCGCCGACAACCTGAGACTGTGTTGCCGCAGTCACAATTCGCTGCACGCGGAGCACGTCTTCGGGAGGGAGCGCATGAATCAGTTCCGGAAGGGCGCGGACCGGAGCGCTCCACCTACCGCCGCCAGCGGAAGCACTTCTGGGGCGTGCGGCACTCGCGCTGAGGCCGCTGGCTCGACGTGAACGCTGGGGCAGTGCGGCACCGGATCGTGAGCCGATCTTGCGGCCGGCGCCGCGGCCGGGGGGCGGCGCCTCGCCGGTACCGGTCGCCGGATGGTGCCCTGCCTCGACGAGGCAGCGGCCGCGGAACGGCCACGCACCTCTCTGCTGGCTTTGACGTGCCGGGGAAGACTTGTGGCCAATCATGAGGCCAGGGGAGAGGGGCCGCTCCAGGCCGTCCGGCCGCCGGCGTGCGAGGGGCACGACGCGTCTTGCCCCTCGAGCCTGGAGCCTCACCGCGCCGCCTTCGGCCTCCACAGCTCCGCCATCCCGCGCGGCTGCGAGACGTAGACGCGCTCGTAGTCGCGCGCCAGCTCCGCCAGCACCGCCCCGCCGCACGCGTCCTGCGCGCTCTTCTCCGTCGCACCCCACACCAGCACCGCGTCGATCCGGCCGACGAGCCGGGTGTAGGCCCACAGCTCGACGCAGGGCGGCTCGTCCTCCAGCCCGAACGGCCGGGTGTTGAGGTACGTGAACGGGTTCGTCTCGTCCTTCCAGCGCAGGGGCGTGTGGGTGGTCTTGGCCTGGCTGTTGTCGAGGTCCACGCCGCGGCGGTCGGAGGCGATCCAGCCGTTCACGTGCTGGAACACCTGGACGCGGTAGGAGAGCAGCTTCTTGCCGTCGATGGCCCCGCCCTCGCGCGGCCCGAAGGGCGCGAAGGTGAGCGGCAGGATGGTGCTGCCCTCCGGCACGTGCGTCGCCACCGACTCGTACTCGGCCAGGTAGCCGTCGAGCTGCTGGTACTTCGCCAGCCGGAAGCCGGTGGCGGCGAGGAAGAGCACGGCCAGCGCCAGCGCGGCGCGCCGCACCGTGACGAGCGGGGCGCTCGACCACCCGAGCCAGAGCAGCGCCGCGAAGAACGGGTAGAGCGCGAGGCGGTCGGTGAGCTGGGCGCCGTCGGCCACCGAGTCGGGGGTGAGGAAGTAGAGGGCGGTGGCGAGCGCGGCGGCGGCGAGCCAGCCGTCCACCGGCCGCAGGGCGCGCCGGGCGCGGGCCCGCAGCGCGAGCAGCACCGCCGCCGCGACCGCCAGCGCCACCGGGAAGGTGAGGAACAGCTCGCGCCGGTCGAAGGAGACGAGGGCGTAGAGGCTCGCGAGGTGCTTGGCGTAGTCGAAGAGCGACGGACGGTAGGCGTAGGGCTTCGGCTGGTGGACGAGGAAGAACGCGAGGAGCGCGATGGCGGGCAGCGCCCAGGCGTAGGTCGCGATCGCCCGGCTGAGGTAGCCGCGCACCACCACCGACCGCCGCCGGACGTGGCGGCGGGCGCGCCAGAGCGCGAGCCCGCCGCGCCAGGCGAGGACCGCCGTGATGGCCGCGAAGGCGGCCGCGGTCGAGACCGAGTGCGCGGCGAACAGGGCGACGGTGAGGGCCGAGAAGGCGAGCCCGCTCCGCGCCGTGAACCGCCCGCGCCGGCGGTACCAGCACCCGACGGCCGCGAAGAAGAGGACCAGGCTGTAGCTGAAGTTCCAGAACCCCATGTGGAAGGGGTAGCTGTGGAGGAAAGGGAAGATGGCGAGCGCCGCCCAGCGGCCGCGGGCGGTGCGCGGCAGGGCGTAGCGGAAGGCGAGCGGCAGGAGGAGCAGGTAGCCGGAGAGGACCAGCTTCTCAGCCACCCGCGGCGAGACGAGCTGCACCAGGCCCGCGAAGAGGAGCTGGGTGAGCCAGTTCGGCTGCGGGCCGTAGTTCGGCAGGTAGTGGTGCTGGAGGAGCGCGGAGTGCGGGAGGCGCAGGAGGCCCAGGACGCTCTCGACGTGGTTCGCGCCGTCCTGCGTCGGGACGTGCGGCACGAGCCAGAGGGGCGCGAGCCCGAGCGCCAGCAGCCCGACGAAGATCGCCGCCGGCGCGTGGCCGGACGCCGCCGCGCGGGCGCGCGCGGCGGGCGCCTCGCGCGGCCAGACCGGCGCGGAGAGCCCGGCCGGCGCCGCCGCCTGCTCCACCGGCCTCACGCCGCCCCCTCCCCGGCCCGCGCCCCTGCCTGGCGCCAGGTGAAGCGCAGGTTCCCGGTGAAGTTCCACAAGGTGGCGAGGGCGATCCCGGCGAGCTGCGCCAGGTAGCGGAGCGGCCCCAGCGACTCGCGCCCGAGCGCCTTGAGGAGGAGCACCCGCAGGAGCACGAACGTGCCGAGCTGGAGCGCGAGCCCGACCAGGCTCACGGCGTTGTAGCGGAGCACCCGCCCCGCCCGCCCCGCCGACGCCCCCGCGTTGCGATCACGATAGGTGAAGGCGTCGTTGAGCGCGAAGTTCCACAGGATGCTCAGCTCGATCGCCAGGGCCGAGGCGACCACCTCGCGCACGCGCAGCGCCCCGGCGAGGAGCGCCAGCGCGCCCAGGTTCACGGCCACGCCCGACGCGCCCACCGCGACGAAGCGCGCGAACCGCGCCCGCGTCGAGAGCGTCCCCTGCCCCGGCGCGGCGGCCGCGACCCACGGCCCTCCGCCACCGCCCCCGCCCCCCGGCACAGTCCCCCGCATTCCGCCATCCGCCTCCCCGGGTTTCACCCCGCAGAGACAAAGCTGCGCCGTGTCAGCCCGCGCGGGACGTGCCCCGAGGGGTTCGGGGCGCCGGGGGACTCCGAAGCAAGCCGCGCGGTCCGAGCGCTAGCTCGGGGCCGCGGCGCGGACGAGGACGCGGGCGAGGAGCTCGTCCTCGAGCCAGCGGTGCACCGCCGGGGTCCTCACCCGGTAGCGGTCCACGAGCGACCGCCAGCAGCGCTGGCACAGCGGGTGATCGGTGCTGGCGTGGCGCCCGCGGCGCGCGCGCACGCGGTAGGTCGCGCGCCGGCTGCAGCTACACCGGTGCTTCGAGGCTCGAAGCGCTGCGCTCGCGGACATGGGCCACCTCCAGGACGACCCCCCTCTCTTCAAGGAGTGGTCAGCTCGACGAGCGGAGGCACGTCGTGGGATCGGGGGATGTGGGGTCCGCGCTGCCGTCGGACGCCCCTGTCCGTGCGCCCGGCCGAGGGCTCGCCGGTTTTCTCCCGGGGCTCGCGGCCTGCGCCCGTCGAAGCCGTCGCGCGGTGACTGGCTCGGAGCCATGCCACCGCGCCAGCGCGTGCGCGGGGGGTCCACACCCAGGGTCACGCACACCCGGAGGTCGATGCAGCCATACGCCAGAGATCACTGGGCCGCCGGACGTTGCCGGGTGGTGTGGAGCATGCACCTCGCGCCATGCGGCGTCCCACATCCGAGGGCCCACCATGCACGATAGGACTACCATCCGCGTCCGGCTCTTCGTGCTGGCGGCGCTCGTGGCTGTCGGCCTGAGTACCGTGGGCGGGATCGCGGTGCTCCAGGGACTCGGGGCGGAGGCCGCGATGGCCGCGGTCACCGGCCGCGACCTCGACCTGCTGGTCGACCTGCAGACGCTCTATG
The Anaeromyxobacter diazotrophicus genome window above contains:
- a CDS encoding GtrA family protein, which encodes MRPVEQAAAPAGLSAPVWPREAPAARARAAASGHAPAAIFVGLLALGLAPLWLVPHVPTQDGANHVESVLGLLRLPHSALLQHHYLPNYGPQPNWLTQLLFAGLVQLVSPRVAEKLVLSGYLLLLPLAFRYALPRTARGRWAALAIFPFLHSYPFHMGFWNFSYSLVLFFAAVGCWYRRRGRFTARSGLAFSALTVALFAAHSVSTAAAFAAITAVLAWRGGLALWRARRHVRRRSVVVRGYLSRAIATYAWALPAIALLAFFLVHQPKPYAYRPSLFDYAKHLASLYALVSFDRRELFLTFPVALAVAAAVLLALRARARRALRPVDGWLAAAALATALYFLTPDSVADGAQLTDRLALYPFFAALLWLGWSSAPLVTVRRAALALAVLFLAATGFRLAKYQQLDGYLAEYESVATHVPEGSTILPLTFAPFGPREGGAIDGKKLLSYRVQVFQHVNGWIASDRRGVDLDNSQAKTTHTPLRWKDETNPFTYLNTRPFGLEDEPPCVELWAYTRLVGRIDAVLVWGATEKSAQDACGGAVLAELARDYERVYVSQPRGMAELWRPKAAR
- a CDS encoding GtrA family protein; the encoded protein is MRGTVPGGGGGGGGPWVAAAAPGQGTLSTRARFARFVAVGASGVAVNLGALALLAGALRVREVVASALAIELSILWNFALNDAFTYRDRNAGASAGRAGRVLRYNAVSLVGLALQLGTFVLLRVLLLKALGRESLGPLRYLAQLAGIALATLWNFTGNLRFTWRQAGARAGEGAA